In the Orcinus orca chromosome 19, mOrcOrc1.1, whole genome shotgun sequence genome, GGGAGTTAGGATAAGAGTGCATGGGGAGAGTCCTCGAAGCTCAAAGGCACTGGACTGAACAAATTGAAgttggaagggaaaggagaatcCAGGAGGTTGGGACTTGCTTCCACCCCGCCCACGTGCTGATCCCCAGATTAAAGGCcgagggaagcccttcccttcaCTCTTGACAGGTTGGGTGTCTCCCATGCCTCTGGTCCTCCTGTAGGGTCCCCAGCCATCAGCACCTTGCCCAGACCGGAGAAAAGGGGTCCCCCATTCCTCCCCAGAGCAGCTGTAAACTGGCGCCCCAGCCTTGGTGAGGATCGCCTGAGTAGTAAAGCCGAGGCCCAGGGTTagggagagcagaggagagggcTGGACGGCGGCGCTCGGGTGCCGCGGAGCCCCGTCGGTTGGGAAGTTTAGTTCAGGAGGTGACGGAGCTGGGCGAAGCTTCCGGGGAGGTGCACGTGGACTGGTCGGAGGCGTCTCCAGCTGCCTCCTTgggacagcctgaaggggctggggGCACCCGGCCTCCCTCCCGTTCGCGCTTCTTCTGCTTCATGCGCCGGTTCTGGAACCAAATCTTGACCTGCGTCTCGTTGAGCTCCAGGGTGGCGGCGATCTCCACCCTCCGGGCCCGGCTCAGGTACTTGTTGAAATGGAACTCCTTCTCCAGCTCGGTCAGCTGCCGCGTGGTGAAGTTGGTGCGGAGGCCACCGGGCGCGCCCAGGCCCAGCTCCGACACCTTCGCTAGGGGCGGGGCGAGAGAAAGGCCACGTCAGTTCTCTcacctctttctccttcccctcccctcccccctggccAGCTCCGCACCCCCATTCACCAAGCTGTCCCGCTTCAGCTCTTGAAGCACCACGCACCCCTCCAGGTGACCTGGATCAGCCTCCCCACgctcccatcccccatccctccGCAGGACACCGGGTCCTGGGCCTGAGCTGGGCACACAGATCCGGAAGTGCGGGTATGTGTGGAGACTTACTCTTAATGGGAACCGGGCACTCACTGGGTGGGGAGACCCCACCTGACCTGAGACCGGGCAGAGTGCTCTTACCTGCCTCTACCCGGCAGCGCAGAGACAGGAACCCAGCCCAGGACACCTCAGTGCAGAAGCAGCAGAGCCGCTCTGAGCCCCAGAGAGGGGGTAGCCACCTCTGAGCCCTACCTGTCTTGGGTGGGTTCCTCTTAACCTTCATCCAGTCAAAGGTCCGGGCTGTGGGGAGGCTGGTTTCTGACGGGCAGGGCGACTCCTTGTCCTCGGAGAGGAGCTCAGCATAGGCCGGTGCAAAGTTCCCTGTCTGCTCGTTCCCGTAAGGGGGCTGCGGCGGAGGGTATGGCCCCGGGCCCGTCCCAGCAGTTCCATAGCCGTCGGACAAGGCCCCTAGCTGGGCCGCATAGCTTGAAGGATGAAAATAGCCTCCATCTCCTTCCGGCTGGCCCAGAGGGTAGTACTGAGAAGGCCCGTAGCTGGGGCTGCAGGCAGTCGGGGCGTACCCCGAGGTCCCGGAGCTGGGGAAGGGCACCCCTAACGCCGAGGGCGGGTGCTGGGCCGGATAGCCTGAGTTCTGCTGGAGCGCGGGGCTGGGCAGCCCCCCACCATAGCGGGTCTCGCCTGCATAGCTGTCAACAGAGGGAGCCGAGCTGGGGGGGAAAGAGGTAGGGGCGCTGTAGGCGCTGGGTGCCCGGTTACAGAGTGGGTACTCTAAGAAGGAGTTCATCCTATTATAGTCCATGCGTCGAGGCCGCAGGAGGGTCGGCCCGTTTGGGGGAGACACCCTCTTGCCCTACAACCTTTCCGCAGTATGTCACAGCGCCGAAGCTTGCATCCATGGCCTAACCCAGCTCGCCTGGGCCAGGGCTCCCCCAGGAAGGGGGTAgggagtgggggtggaggggcgCATGTGATCTCTCCCAGACCAATGGGCGCAGCGGGCCAGAGTTTGGCAGCCCCAGCGCCAATCCATCACCCCCCGAGCATTAGCATGACAAAGACACTTCAATCACCCGCAGCCCATCCATCTGAGGGTGACGTGGAAGCGTCAAAAACATCTTTCTTCAAAGACTTTTGGAAAGAAGGGACCAGAGGGAGAGGGGGGAAAAGTTAGAGGAATATTCAGGACTTTCCTCCCTTCCCAACCCCCAAGGCCTTCAATAGCCTCCTAGGTTATTAGATTTGGACAAATTCAACCCAGCTGCCCTTCATtcttcccaccccccccaccaagTCTGTAGACCAGGAGATGGGGAATCCAGGCTTCTTTGCCCAGAACTCCCGCTCTGAGTTTCTTTCTCCCAATTTGGGGTGATGGGCTAGGACAGCCGAGTGAGGTATGTTATTTTGGGCCAAATGGATGACTGTGAAGGAAGAGGGTGGAAAAACACCTAAGGGTGTGAGGCAGGGCCTAGAATCTAGAGGAAGAGTTAAGTGAGGGGTGGGAAACTGGCATATCAAGGAGCAAGACAAGATGACAGAAATGTGGAGAGGATGAGAAATGCCCCgctcctctctccatccctccacaTAACCACTCTCTCCTCATTCACACATGCATTTCTCTCCCTCGGCTTCTTTTTGTATTCTCTCTGTCTCAATCCATCTCTCTGTTCGTCCATCTCTCTCCATATTTATATTCGTTCCCTACCTATCCATCAACTCATTTCTCTGGATGTATTTATCCTCTCTCTAGCCATCCATAGCTGTAGCTGGCTCACTCACTCAGACTCAGATAACCCCCTGTATCTCTCCAGAGATCCACAAGGAGCACAGAGCTAGGTAATGTTTACTTACAGGTGAAGAGGAGggaatttttattctctttctgaagTGATTAAAACTAGCGTAGTGCATTCTTCTGGTTCCTTCCTACCCCACAGCACACACACCCCCAAGCCTCAAATCCATAAATTCAATACCAATTGCATCTTAAAGATGACTCAAGTTTCTGAGGACTTTCTAGAATAGGTCAAAGGAGTTTGCTTAGAGAATGGGAGCTCCGGGCTCAGGAGCGGGGTCTCACGCCTTTCTGCTCCGTGTGTCTGTTGGgttagggctgggggaggggaggagaacagGAAGTGGTTCCTTCACTCTATTCAGACACGGATGGAACTGGAAGGGAAGCTCTTAGGTAGAGCCCATTGATTCTCCTCCTCCAGACACCGAGGACAAGAGCTTGGCGCAATCTAACACCCACGCTCATTTGTAACCTGTCAGGGTGTCTGCCTGGCCGGAGGCCTGGGGCCGGGGCTAGGGCAAGTCCAGGAGGGCAAGAGTTCAGGGGAGGATCTCTGTAAACAATTGAgctgaggagaggaaggggaagcaggTGGGACAGGTCCAGAGAGGACCCTCAAAACTTCTCAGGTTTCCCTGCCCCAAAAAGGGCAGCGTGAGTACTCATCCCTCTGCAAGGAGGCCCAAAGTTGTCCCTCTCGGTCACTGTGTCGCTCCCTCTTTCTGTTTCCCAGTCCCCTCATTTTGCCTGTCCTCTCCTACTTTGTGTCTCTATCACCAGAATCACAgtgcctttctcttttctcaatAACTGTAAGCCTTGCTTAGCCCTCTGCTATGAAAGAGCTTAGAGCATTTCACAggacccctgcccccctccctcctcacggGTACTCTGCTTCAGACCCTGCCTCAGAGCAGGACaagttggggggaggggaccAGCTGGCAACTCCTTTAAGAGAGATGCAATGGGGGAGGGTGAGAGAATGTTCAGTGCAAAGGGATGAGGGCGGACAAAGGAAAGGAGAAttgaggtggggggtgggggtggcctaCAGAGGGATTGAAGAGAAAAGGAGTGTTGAGGTGAGAACAAGATTTCTTTCTATTTCCCCTTTTGTTTGTAGATGCTCCCAACAGTTTCCTCTCACTTTAAGATGTTCTCCACAGAGGCATTTGGAGAAGAGGGAAGTAGGGAACCAGGGTTTCTCTTCAAACCCCAAATCTGCGCTAGGTCTATATCTGACCTGGCTGTCCTGCTTCTGGGAGACTTGAGACTCCACTTTCCACCTTTCCCTCAACCCAGGGAGAACCTCCTCCCCTCATCCCTCGCCCTCCTAATTAAGGGAACAATTTGAGGTCTAAAGGGGGAAGTAAACTCCAAATCAGTTTAATAAAAGAGTAGAAATCATTCTGGGAGTTGGGGAAATGCAGTCTCCCTAGTAACAGCTGAAGTCACCAATAATCTATTATAAAGACTAGAAGGAAGGGGGCGGAGAAAATGTGCCTCAAGTTATATTGTCAAGTGCAGTGGCTGCTTTGGTCTCAGCTCTCCCAATTCACTCTGCTCTCCAATTCATCCCTGAGCCTTGCTACCTTCTCTTGTGTAgcagaaagataaaaacttttCAGATTTCCTGGTGGCTCTCCCAGCCCCAGCagaaaagactgggagaaaaagcAACATGGGACCATAGGTTCCCAAGTCTCTTCCTCCTTAAAAGAAACTCCACTGGCCTCTGGCCTGCAGAGAAACCCTATGGAGCCCGGATTCCTTGCTAAGCCCATAGCTGAGtgcaacacaaaacaaacaaacaaacaatgtaaTCCACATCTGGAGTAATCTATGGCCTATAGGATTATCTGGTTGACCAAATTAAAGTCACCAGAGATGGTCTGGGTAGACCCAACACCAaagtgaaatatagttgatttcctcttttctataATCTATTTAGACATATAGGAGAGCAAGGAAAACACAGGCATGCTTAGTACTGAAATGATCTTTGAGAGATGCTGACCCCTGTACCACTAAGGCAGGGAGACCATTCTAATCAGAATGGGGAAGTGTTAGAAGTTTGAACCTACTTCTGGCCTTTTCTATGGAGGAAGCTGCTTTAGCCGGGGGTTGGCAGAATCAATCTAACAGTTCTTTCATTAGGCCCTTAAGTGCCTCTCTGCCTGCTCTCCCCAGCCCAGATCTTGAAGaccaaagtccaagatcaaagatTGGAACTTAAGAATTTAAAAGATATTcaggattataatttttttctccataagaAATGGTTTCTTGTTGCTGTTTTGGGGGAGGATGCAATCTGAATTCAGTGCTGTTTGTTTTACTACAAGCTCATTAAAATGTCACAAATCTGGCTGAGAACCATAGGCTATGAGTGGTGCATAATGTACTGGGAAGACTATTAGTTTTGGGGCCAGaatacttgggttcaaatccttgctTGGCCATTCCTTAGCATTATGATCCTGGACAAGTTCCCCGgtttctctgaatctcagcctCAGAGAAGAAGAATGGGTTTAATACTGCTTACTTCACTGCATTGTTAGTAGGATtaaagcaaacaagaaaatataaaccaTAGAGAACTCTGTAAGTGTATGATATTGGCATTCCATGCACAGTCTGAAATAGTGAGTCagtcttcagttttttaatataacTAGCAtattaaaatatggaaatatgtGATAGGGAAATAGCACATGTGCTATGTATTTATGTAACATATCACCATATATTGTACAATATGTACTTTATCATATGCAAATTTCATTGAGAATCAGAAGGCTGGCTCCGTTTAGGCAAAGGATTTTCGTCCAAACTGAAGagtttttttgaaaagtaaagcCTACTATTGTATCATCTGTAACACATCTAAATGATTAAAACCGCAGCAGAAAGATTTCAGGTTGGGTATTAGCCAGAACTTCCTAACCTTCCAAATTTTGGAGAAAAGTTTTCTAgatgttttctctcttcccttgaaGGGTTTAGCTTAGAAACTGTCCTTCCCAAGGTAGGGGTTGAACCTGACTTCTGTGATGTCAGAATAGGATATAAACTTTCACCTGGAGGGAAAAGTAAGTCAGAGAGTCGGGATGTTTCTAAAAGGAAAGATTAGAGAAACATGAAGAATTGAAATAACTTTCTACTTAATTGGGTCTATCCAGGTATGGTGGTTGCAGCTAAACTACCCACCGTGGAGAACTTACTGA is a window encoding:
- the HOXB1 gene encoding homeobox protein Hox-B1 codes for the protein MDYNRMNSFLEYPLCNRAPSAYSAPTSFPPSSAPSVDSYAGETRYGGGLPSPALQQNSGYPAQHPPSALGVPFPSSGTSGYAPTACSPSYGPSQYYPLGQPEGDGGYFHPSSYAAQLGALSDGYGTAGTGPGPYPPPQPPYGNEQTGNFAPAYAELLSEDKESPCPSETSLPTARTFDWMKVKRNPPKTAKVSELGLGAPGGLRTNFTTRQLTELEKEFHFNKYLSRARRVEIAATLELNETQVKIWFQNRRMKQKKREREGGRVPPAPSGCPKEAAGDASDQSTCTSPEASPSSVTS